The nucleotide sequence ataatatattaaatagtaaaaatagtaaaaaatagttaaaattattgttatttttggaggcggtgtcagccaaggtaggtttgtaaatatatgatatactccaaatttgtaaatctggtctatcgataaatacacttcttcttgatgtttttttaaaccctatacgtacatagtggtcctatataatgacagaaaattggaatcaaaattgagtgtttaagcaaacatgtctaccgtcaggtattacaattcatgaacttttctcctaattcaagacaaagaaaagtcattcagatttactattacattccctattgaacgttttgtttgttttggcagagtatgaattttgtttgtgatttatttatttacaattgaatttttcttttgtcttacatccagatgtccgatacacctgcatcgaattgttaacaaaaaaaatattcgcaatcgtacactattgtacaatatttcttttatgtttgtCGGCGCATCCGCCTCTTATCACGTGATCTGTCAAACATCAATATACATAACGAACACCGAGGACTGGAGGGGCGGCCATGGGGTGAAAAGCGACAGTGAGTCTTGGTTCGTCGCAAAGTGCGCACGCATTCACGTGCTCGGTGGACGTTAAGTTCTGATTCAAAGctagctataattattataagattgtcTAAATTAAATTGTGGTACCGTCTCCTTACCCGATAATCCACGCCTACTCGAAGATGACCGATAATTACGTTGATGCTGAAAAGgctttatgtttaagaaaagggttgtcataattgaccgtataacaataagcaataaaaacacagatgttggtaattattaaattatatggcgacctttaagatttacactgatgacaaagaacaattactttttatgatagtgaatatatattatctatttgtttgggaGGGGGGAGCTCTTAAAAGGACGTGTCGGGCACGCCCGTAACTAggaccaggtgacggcgtacaatcgtgttatgtgcagtattcgttttaacgaaggaaaaatatattttttggatgctccaggtggaactggaaagacttttattactaatctcatattagcaaaagtaaagtctcagggaaaaatagccttggcagttgcgtcgtcaggaattgcggcaactttattagcaggtggacgcacagctaattccacttttaaactgcctctaactgtttctttacaaaaagataccgtgtgctctattcgcaaaaatggccctctgggtaaagttttacaaggcgtttctttaattatctgggacgaatgtaccatgatccatagagctcatgtagaggctctagatagaactctcagagatattagaagttgtgataaaattatgggcgGGATTACCGttgttttctggggattttcgacaaactttaccggtaattttaagaggaactagagcagacattgtaaggtcttgccttaaaagttcaccgttatggaaatttgtccataccttaaaactatctacgaatatgagagcacatttggggggaggaagtacaaattttccttcaaagttacttttaataggagatggaaaagtacctcattctgaaaataaaattgaaattgatcgcgatttaggagaaaaagtgactagcatagaggatttaatatcaaaagtttaccctaatatcgtcgaaatagaaaataaagattaccaatggatgtgtcaaagggcaatattggcggcgagaaatagtagcgttgacgaaattaacgacctaattttaactaaacttccaggcgatataactacctacacatctattgataatgtaatggatcaagaagatgctgtccattacccacaagagtttctcaattctttaaacccgagcggccttccaccacattccctgaagttaaaaataggtgctgcgataattttactcagaaatcttaaaccatcaaatttatgtaacgggacccgccttcaagtaaaatttcttcggaataacgtgatcgttgcaacagttttgactggtccggcagttggtcaaacagtgcttatacctcgcatcccaatgattccaaatgatttaccttttaattttaaaagaattcaatttcccattaagttatcttttgccgtaaccattaataaatcacagggccaaacatttaaacacgtaggaatcgatttacgtcaagactgcttttcacacggccaactatatgtcgcgttgtcaagatcgggttgcgggcaaaatcagtatgttcttctaccacaagaaaataaaactaaaaatataatctacgctaaagtactgtaaaacatattattaaatcttattgacgattataataacaaaaaccaacgtgagcaatcaaacgataatatGTGGCGctcctaaaattaaataaaatacacgaagGACCACTTGTTGGGACGTAATAAAAGTCCATAgactggttaatatattttaatttaggagCAAGACCACGTATcactattacaattttaaatgttgaaaatgtagGAGAAGAGAGCGAGTGTGGCCTGTCGGGGCCTTATATACTCGGGCCCCCATCACTGCAGACACGACGTCACACTCGCCCATTGGCTGCCGAGCGCAAGTCTGCGACCGATGCGTTAGTCGCAACAGGGTTTAATTGAATTTTGCTCCTTATTAACATTCTCACTGGTACTTTGGATTCGTTTTTCATTTACGGATAGCCTACATAACTTGACAACCGGCCGTATAATGAAaccatttttagttttaagcgtCACGACTCTTACGTAGCCGTCGCTTCCAGGGTGTAATTCTACTACGCAACCTAAGGCCCATTTTCCTGGCGGGAGATTGTCATCCTTAATAATTCGTCTAATTTTCATCCCTCTAATTGATTGAGAAGTATGGTGAACTCTTCGAATGTGAGATTTTGTTCACCAACAACCCTTTTCAGATGGTGTTTCAAGGATCTAACCGCAACCTCCCACAGTCCTCCTGCGGATGGCCAAGATGGGCAATTATGGTGCCATTCTATACCCATATCTACAATCTCTGACTTAAATTCTTGATTTTCTTGAATCTCTATCAGCTGCTGTTTTAATACGTTATTGGCCCCAATGAAATTCTTTCCTTGGTCACTATACATGTGGCCTGGAACGCCTCTTCTGGCTATCATCCTGCGCAAGGCCGCAAGGAAAGCAGACGTTGATAAATCCGAGACGGGTTCCAATTGTACAGCCTTGGTTGCCATACACACAAACACTGCTATGTATCCCTTAGTGATCTTAATACCACGGTCCTTGCTGGATTGTACGTTTACGTGTCCCGTATAATCAACACCACAATGAAAGAATGGCCCCGAAAGGTTCGTGCGCGATGGGGGTAAGTCTCCCATCATCTGTTGATTAAGGACAGGATTCTCTCTTCTGCACTTAACGCACAAACGAATTCGTTTTTTTGTAGCATTATTGCCGCCGATGAGCCAGTATTTTCGCCGAATAAATGCTGTTGTTAATCGCACACCTCCATGGCAAGTGAGCTCATGCGCTTGGTCGATGATGAGTTCCGCTAATCTCGTGGTACAGGGGATGATGGGAGGGTGCTTCATCTCGGGATCGATGTTCGCATGCTTGAGCCTGCCGCCGACTCGTAAGATGTCGTTATGATCTATAAAAgggttaaaactaaatattttgcttTCCTTACTAACACTTTTTCCTTGCTTTAAACGGTATATTTCTTGAAAAAAGCTTTcaatttgacaattttttattattaaattcatagcCTTATTTAACTCTTGTATACTTAAATAACCttgctttttttttgtagtgAATCTTAATATCTACTCTTACAGCTTTAGTTAGCGAGCTTTGCTTTTCGATGACTTGCTTAATAATTTCGCTTCCGCTTAATACGACATtaacttgtttattatatttcatgtcCTCATTTATactgtaattttgtttatcttcCCTTTCATATTTGTTAGTAGGTAGCCAGGTAGGTCCTTGCCACCATAAGGTATGCTCCAGAAGTTGAGGAGCCGTGAGGCCTCGGCTTGCGCAGTCAGCTGGGTTCTCTTTGGATGCTACATATCGCCAACAGTCAGCCGGCATCGACTGTGTGACTTGTTTCACTCGGTTTGCGACAAAAGGCTTCCATCTGTCGCCCGGACCATTTAGCCAGCCCAGTACCACCATCGAGTCTACCCAACCATAAACCTTGACCTTGTAGTATACGAGGCATTTCTTAATTTTCGCCATCAATTTAGACAGTAAGACTGCGCCACATAGTTCTAAGCGGGGCAGTGAACATATTTTACTAAGGGGGACTAGTTTTGTTTTTCCTGCTACTAAGATTATTGAAGAACTGTTATGTCGATTTATCTTACAAAAAAtgaacttcagggaatgtggtggaaggccgttcgggtttaaagaattgagaaactcttgtgggtaatggactgcatcttcttgatccattacattatcaatagatgtgtaggtagttatatcgcctggaagtttggttaaaattaggtcgttaatttcgtcaacgctactatttctcgccgccaatatttccctttgacacatccattggtaatctttattttctatttcgacgatattagggtaaacttttgatattaaatcctctatgctagtcactttttctcctaaatcgcgatcaatttcaattttattttcagaatgaggtacttttccatctcctattaaaagtaactttgaaggaaaatttgtacttcctccccccaaatgtgctctcatattcgtagatagttttaaggtatggacaaatttccataacggtgaacttttaaggcaagaccttacaatgtctgctctagttcctcttaaaattaccggtaaagtttgtcgaaaatccccagaaaacataacggtaatcccacccataattttatcacaacttctaatatctctgagagttctatctagagcctctatatgagctctatggatcatggtacattcgtcccagataattaaagaaacgccttgtaaaactttacccagagggccatttttgcgaatagagcacacgctatctttttgtaaagaaacagttagaggcagtttaaaagtggaattagctgtgcgtccacctgctaataaagttgccgcaattcctgacgacgcaactgccaaggctatttttccctgagactttacttttgctaatatgagattagtaataaaagtctttccagttccacctggagcatccaaaaaatatatttttccttcgttaaaacgaatactgcacataacacgattgtacgccgtcacctggtccTGGTTACGGGCGTGCCCGACACGTCCTTTTAAGAGCTCCCCCCtcccaaacaaatagataatatatattcactatcataaaaagttattgttctttgtcatcagtgtaaatcttaaaggtcgccatataatttaataattaccaacatctgtgtttttattgcttattgttatacggtcaattatgacaacccttttcttaaacataaagcCTTTTCAGCATCAACGTAATTATCTGTCATCTTCGAGTAGGCGTGGATTATCGGGTAAGGAGACGGtaccataatttaatttagacaatcttataataattatagctagCTTTGAATCAGAACTTAACGTCCACCGAGCACGTGAATGCGTGCGCACTTTGCGACGAACCAAGACTCACTGTCGCTTTTCACCCCATGGCCGCCCCTCCAGTCCTCGGTGTTCGTTATGTATATTGATGTTTGACAGATCACGTGATAAGAGGCGGATGCGCCGACACGGCCAATCCTGATGATCGCACGACCTCGTGCGCATAGTGTCGGGCATCTACATGCTTCCTAGTATGTCATTCCTCTCTACCTGttccaacaaaaaaaattaagggcaCTCATTAACATACGCTCGGCCTTTCCTGACCAGACAGAGATTAATTGTGAGGTTACTTGGTTCGGGCGTATAAGGCCCCTTCAACCAGCTTTACGTTACCAACTGCCAAAGTGTGGTCCGGGCGTACGAGGCCCTTTCAACCAGCTTTACGTTACCGACTACGAAAGCGTGGCCCGGGCGTACGAGGCCCCTTCAACCAGCTTTACGTTACCAACTACCAAAGCGTGGCCCGGGCGTACGAGGCCCCTTCAACCAGCTTTACGTTACCAACTACCAAAGCGTGGCCCGGGCGTACGAGGCCCCTTCAACCAGCTTTACGTTACCAACTAACAAAGCGTGGCCCGGGC is from Vanessa tameamea isolate UH-Manoa-2023 chromosome W, ilVanTame1 primary haplotype, whole genome shotgun sequence and encodes:
- the LOC135194591 gene encoding uncharacterized protein LOC135194591 — protein: MPRILQGQGLWLGRLDGGTGLAKWSGRQMEAFCRKPSETNHNDILRVGGRLKHANIDPEMKHPPIIPCTTRLAELIIDQAHELTCHGGVRLTTAFIRRKYWLIGGNNATKKRIRLCVKCRRENPVLNQQMMGDLPPSRTNLSGPFFHCGVDYTGHVNVQSSKDRGIKITKGYIAVFVCMATKAVQLEPVSDLSTSAFLAALRRMIARRGVPGHMYSDQGKNFIGANNVLKQQLIEIQENQEFKSEIVDMGIEWHHNCPSWPSAGGLWEVAVRSLKHHLKRVVGEQNLTFEEFTILLNQLEG